Proteins encoded in a region of the Xylocopa sonorina isolate GNS202 chromosome 11, iyXylSono1_principal, whole genome shotgun sequence genome:
- the LOC143429159 gene encoding CREB-binding protein isoform X10: MADHLVDGPPNKRPKLGDPFQGTSDSAVGMAPLMMHHAYTNYGGGGSGNMQQMQGPPQQLHLQQHQLQPHWNNHTIHKRNYITNTDMFDLENDLPDDLLSSASWGSATESAKPPATGPGPGQQNGALDSELRQHVQQQQQLSHHLIQQQGNKNLVANSLVMAAGTLGNKSPNMQSPPNVSVSKVVDPQMVVSLGNLPSSIASSLANNQMSIANSMGSLQSSMSMAGSNPTMSMPGGINSSLVMTSTASGNNSMGGMAGGSLIVTNSLNKQPLNTVSMMGSNTQGIHHPGGPHGVAQMQNGPGIMNTRAVAMQQQQQAHMVGPARGQSPHQQVHQVGIVGPNQGGPRMQAPPNIPNMPNMGQISASSPYGYGSPASGQGPGVAVCTNSPVGVVAPQQKGVGTNITAMQPGRFGGTTGPIGSTNVVGGQEGGMAQQAQPPTPSPAQPQSGAPSGGQPGPQQATQGQMPGAGAPTGATRSTADPEKRKLIQQQLVLLLHAHKCQRRENQANGDAWQCSLPDCKTMKNVLTHMTACQAGKNCTVAHCSSSRQIISHWKHCNRNDCPVCLPLKQANKNKTTNAVTASTTQPNSQPNPSQTEMRRACDALGIPCPTTTAGLVATQCVIAGSARRMPAPGMQGSPGALGNVRLAQPQTQTAPGQSVVGAGQQVVAPNVSLPLNSDPNTVGVAGNQTAPTSGPTPAAAATAANIQQSINMQQLFGLNDSGQLSVPSENRLANLQLPGGLQPSQVTATSVQESKDWHQTVTPDLRNHLVHKLVQAIFPTPDPQAMLDKRMHNLVAYARKVEGDMYEMANSRSEYYHLLAEKIYKIQKELEEKRQRRKEQQQQLQAQQQQQQPQPSGASGSGLRPCAPPGVGAVPSSRPVGTVAPSLRSHSPSIGQLGALPAMSIPHNRMQFPQQQQTQQQVQVQAQTNVQAQAQAQAQAQAQAQVQVQQQMQQQQQQQQQQQQQQQQQQPGILVGPPGPSPNGQSTSNLNVVSNPGLSPFGQPQMSQSSLTTTTTSATTSQFPTSNGSSGLPNSSPVQNQHQFPDLRVRLAQAQAAIAHQHQQQQQQQQTSQSQQQSQQPNQSQPQQPTSTSNQSATTTSMPQAPSPFSSMQQQNNQQQSQFNSSRPLSVSTPNDNNISTSAPQTIPPPASSGPSPGPATTANGPQSTTSTPNTPLVPSLMTPNQTVSSANQTPPHPTTTPSPAGLASLGKGMTSQERAALNAPRTSQMSSQMAAITAALDRNNSPSPPMNNNKGKLDSIKEENIKMEIKTEDGSENHRMDGGKSVNEVSIKTEMKTEPMDEGSSEGIVKEECTANIKEEPMTPMSSQDTTPDIKPLVPEPIQPSGTSTDKKRLCLFKPDELRQALMPTLEKLYRQDPESKPFRQPVDPQALGIPDYFDIVKKPMDLSTIKRKLDTGQYSDPWEYVDDVWMMFDNAWLYNRKTSRVYKYCTKLSEVFEQEIDPVMQALGYCCGRKYTFNPQVLCCYGKQLCTIPKDAKYYSYQNSSLKAYGLVSDRYTFCQKCFNDIPGDTVTLGDDATQPQTAIKKEQFQEMKNDHLELESFVVCTDCGRKVHQICVLHMESIWPLGFTCDKCLKKKGQKRKENKFNAKRLPVTKLGTYIETRVNNFLKKKEAGAGEVAIRVVASSDKVVEVKPGMRSRFVENGDMPGEFPYRAKALFAFEEVDGTDVCFFGMHVQEYGSECTPPNTRRVYIAYLDSVHFFRPRQFRTAVYHEILLGYLDYAKQLGYTMAHIWACPPSEGDDYIFHCHPQEQKIPKPRRLQEWYKKMLDKGMVERIVLDYKDILKQAMEDKLQSAADLPYFEGDFWPNVLEESIKELDQEEEEKRKQAEAAEAAAASAILSLSEDSETGSDGKKKGQKKAKKSNKSKANQRKNSKKSNTPQTGNDLSAKIFATMEKHKEVFFVIRLHSAQSAASLAPIQDPDPVINCDLMDGRDAFLTMARERHYEFSSLRRAKFSSMSMLYELHNQGQDKFVYTCNNCKSHVETRYHCTVCDDFDLCISCKEKDGHPHHMEKLGLDLDDGSSPADAKQANPQEARKLSIQRCIQSLVHACQCRDANCRLTSCQKMKRVVTHTKVCKRKTNGGCPICKQLIALCCYHAKHCQETKCLVPFCSNIKHKLKQQQLQQRLQQAQLLRRRMAVMNTRPTGPVGAMQSGQQSSNVTMPAGVAIKPGISPTNLSSPHQPGIGLKPGTQTPPAHVLQVVKQVQEEAARQQAPHGYGKVTPGGGVGVGVGVGGQTGGVMPPPQMQRPMSVPMANPGGTHLISMDQWTASRYPNAVMQQNPGLRQQTPQQIMQQQQHQPGMGMGGQMPRPTGVLGGPVSQVGPQAQSNMQKHVFQQLMQTLKNPHTPEQQNQILQILKSNPPIMAAFIKQRALALQQQSGQYGGGVGGPLGPNQPQQQPGLQHMMSQQQQQQQHQQQQQQQHQQQQQQQGRMQIQAMLNQQQQQQQQQQQQQQPVQQQSPWYKQQMLAMQRQQQQQQQQQQQQQQQQQQQQFTQPPAPPYGQQRPIRPSLLANKDTVNPV; the protein is encoded by the exons ATTACATAACAAACACAGATATGTTTGATCTTGAAAATGATCTACCTGACGATCTATTATCATCGGCGTCGTGGGGTTCTGCGACAGAAAGCGCTAAACCACCAGCAACAGGTCCAGGTCCAGGGCAGCAGAATGGCGCACTTGATTCCGAGCTTAGACAACATgtacagcaacaacaacaactttCACATCATCTTATACAACAACAG GGCAACAAAAATTTGGTTGCTAATTCATTAGTAATGGCTGCTGGAACTTTAGGTAATAAAAGTCCAAATATGCAATCTCCACCGAATGTTTCTGTATCTAAAGTAGTCGATCCACAAATGGTCGTGAGTCTGGGAAATTTACCAAGTAGTATAGCCAGTTCTTTGGCAAATAAtcaaatgtccattgcgaattcAATGGGAAGCCTTCAATCGTCAATGAGCATGGCTGGAAGTAATCCTACCATGTCAATGCCAGGTGGAATAAATTCTAGCCTAGTTATGACCAGCACTGCTAGTGGGAATAATAGTATGGGTGGAATGGCAGGAGGAAGTTTAATTGTAACCAACAGTCTCAACAAACAGCCTTTAAATACT GTAAGCATGATGGGCTCCAACACTCAAGGAATTCATCATCCTGGTGGGCCGCATGGTGTTGCTCAAATGCAAAATGGACCTGGTATTATGAATACCAGAGCTGTAGCaatgcaacaacaacaacaagctCATATGGTTGGACCAGCAAGGGGCCAAAGTCCGCATCAACAAGTACATCAAGTTGGTATTGTCGGCCCCAATCAAGGAGGTCCAAGAATGCAGGCTCCTCCAAACATACCAAATATGCCAAATATGGGACAAATTAGTGCATCAAGTCCCTATGGTTATG GATCTCCAGCTAGCGGGCAAGGGCCTGGAGTCGCTGTGTGCACCAACAGCCCTGTTGGAGTTGTTGCACCACAGCAAAAAGGAGTGGGAACAAATATAACTGCCATGCAACCTGGTAGATTTGGAGGAACCACGGGACCCATTGGTTCCACAAATGTTGTCGGTGGTCAAGAAGGTGGTATGGCTCAACAAGCTCAACCACCTACACCAAGTCCTGCCCAACCTCAGTCTGGTGCACCAAGTGGAGGTCAGCCTGGTCCACAGCAAGCAACTCAGGGGCAAATGCCTGGTGCCGGTGCTCCGACTG GTGCTACAAGATCAACTGCTGATCCAGAAAAACGCAAGCTTATCCAACAACAGCTGGTCCTTTTGCTTCACGCGCATAAATGTCAACGACGAGAAAATCAAGCGAATGGTGACGCCTGGCAATGTTCGTTGCCAGATTGTAAAACAATGAAGAACGTATTAACTCATATGACCGCTTGTCAAGCGGGTAAAAATTGTACGGTGGCACATTGCAGTTCTTCGAGGCAAATTATCAGCCATTGGAAACATTGTAACCGCAACGATTGTCCTGTGTGTTTGCCTCTGAAACAAGCGAACAAAAATAAAACAACAAACGCTGTCACAGCGTCCACAACACAACCAAATAGCCAACCAAATCCGAGTCAAACCGAAATGAGAAGAGCGTGCGACGCGTTGGGTATTCCATGTCCTACGACGACAGCTGGTTTGGTAGCCACTCAATGTGTTATTGCCGGAAGCGCCAGACGAATGCCAGCACCAGGTATGCAGGGATCACCCGGCGCGTTGGGAAACGTCAGACTGGCCCAACCTCAAACTCAAACTGCACCGGGTCAATCCGTGGTTGGCGCTGGCCAGCAAGTAGTTGCTCCAAACGTGTCTCTTCCTTTAAATTCTGATCCTAATACCGTCGGAGTCGCTGGTAATCAAACAGCACCTACCAGTGGTCCTACACCCGCTGCAGCCGCGACTGCCGCGAATATACAACAATCCATTAATATGCAACAATTGTTCGGTTTAAACGATTCAGGACAGCTTAGTGTTCCAAGTGAAAATAGGCTAGCCAATCTCCAGCTTCCAGGTGGACTTCAGCCAAGTCAAGTGACTGCGACATCTGTGCAGGAATCAAAAGACTGGCATCAAACTGTAACTCCGGATCTTAGAAACCATCTTGTTCATAAATTGGTTCAagcaatatttccaactcccgATCCACAGGCGATGCTCGACAAGAGGATGCACAATCTTGTCGCGTACGCAAGGAAAGTGGAAGGCGACATGTACGAAATGGCCAATTCGAGATCAGAATACTATCACTTGCTCGCGGAGAAGATATACAAAATTCAAAAGGAATTGGAAGAGAAACGGCAAAGGCGGAAGGAACAACAGCAACAATTGCAAGcccaacaacagcaacaacaacctcAACCTTCTGGAGCATCTGGTTCGGGTTTAAGGCCATGTGCTCCGCCTGGTGTTGGCGCGGTGCCATCATCACGACCGGTTGGTACAGTCGCTCCTAGTTTGCGTAGCCACTCGCCGAGCATAGGTCAACTGGGAGCTTTACCCGCGATGAGCATTCCGCACAATAGAATGCAGTTCCCGCAACAACAGCAAACGCAACAACAAGTACAGGTTCAGGCCCAGACCAACGTCCAAGCCCAGGCACAAGCGCAGGCTCAAGCCCAAGCTCAAGCCCAGGTTCAAGTTCAGCAACAaatgcaacagcagcagcagcagcaacaacaacaacaacagcagcagcagcagcaacaaccagGAATTTTAGTTGGTCCACCGGGTCCTAGTCCGAATGGGCAGTCAACTTCCAATCTTAACGTCGTCTCAAACCCTGGTCTCAGTCCTTTCGGGCAACCGCAAATGTCACAATCAAGTTTAACAACAACCACAACGTCCGCAACAACTAGTCAATTCCCAACCTCAAACGGTAGTTCCGGTTTACCCAACAGTTCTCCTGTACAAAATCAACACCAATTCCCCGATCTTAGAGTTAGACTGGCTCAAGCTCAAGCGGCGATCGCACACCAGCatcagcaacaacagcaacagcagcagacaTCGCAAAGCCAACAGCAGTCGCAACAACCGAATCAATCGCAACCGCAACAACCGACGAGCACTTCCAATCAAAGCGCTACGACGACATCGATGCCACAAGCGCCGTCACCGTTCAGTAGTATGCAGCAGCAGAACAATCAACAACAAAGTCAGTTTAACAGCAGTCGACCACTGTCGGTCTCGACACCTAACGATAACAATATCAGCACATCGGCACCTCAAACCATACCACCTCCCGCTTCTAGCGGGCCTAGTCCTGGTCCGGCAACGACGGCGAACGGACCACAGTCTACAACATCTACCCCTAACACGCCGCTAGTTCCTTCATTGATGACCCCGAATCAGACAGTATCTTCCGCTAATCAAACGCCACCTCATCCGACCACCACACCTTCTCCTGCCGGACTCGCGAGCCTTGGGAAAGGCATGACATCTCAGGAGAGGGCTGCATTGAACGCGCCTAGAACTTCGCAAATGTCTTCGCAAATGGCTGCTATCACAGCCGCTTTGGATCGTAATAATTCTCCTAGTCCACCGATGAATAACAATAAGGGAAAACTGGATTCGATCAAAGAAGAGAACATTAAGATGGAGATCAAGACGGAAGACGGGTCCGAGAATCACAGAATGGACGGCGGTAAAAGTGTCAACGAGGTGTCCATTAAAACGGAAATGAAAACGGAACCGATGGACGAAGGATCCAGCGAGGGTATCGTAAAAGAGGAATGCACAGCTAACATCAAGGAAGAACCTATGACACCGATGTCCAGTCAAGACACAACGCCTGACATTAAACCATTAGTTCCTGAACCGATTCAACCAAGCGGAACGTCGACGGACAAAAAACGATTGTGTCTATTCAAACCGGATGAATTGCGTCAGGCATTAATGCCGACATTGGAGAAACTTTATCGGCAGGATCCAGAGTCGAAACCGTTCAGGCAACCGGTCGATCCGCAAGCATTGGGAATTCCAGATTATTTCGATATCGTTAAGAAGCCGATGGATCTGTCAACCATCAAGAGAAAATTGGATACGGGGCAGTACAGTGATCCATGGGAATACGTGGACGACGTGTGGATGATGTTCGACAACGCGTGGCTTTACAATCGTAAAACCTCTCGCGTTTATAAATATTGTACAAAG CTTTCCGAAGTTTTCGAGCAAGAAATAGATCCTGTAATGCAAGCTTTGGGATATTGTTGTGGAAGAAAGTACACGTTCAATCCACAAGTACTGTGTTGTTACGGAAAACAGCTTTGCACTATACCAAAAGATGCAAAGTACTACTCTTATCAGAATAG TAGTCTAAAGGCATATGGTCTTGTTTCCGACAGATACACCTTCTGTCAGAAATGTTTCAACGACATTCCTGGTGACACTGTGACGTTAGGAGATGATGCAACGCAACCACAAAC TGCCATTAAAAAGGAACAGTTCCAGGAAATGAAGAACGATCATTTGGAATTGGAGTCTTTTGTTGTGTGTACAGATTGCGGCAGAAAGGTACATCAGATTTGCGTGCTGCACATGGAATCAATTTGGCCATTAGG GTTCACTTGTGATAAATGCTTAAAGAAGAAAGGACAGAAACGTAAAGAAAACAAGTTTAACGCCAAACGTCTGCCGGTTACTAAATTAGGTACCTATATTGAAACGCGCGTAAACAATTtcttaaagaaaaaagaagccGGCGCTGGGGAAGTAGCAATTAGAGTTGTGGCGTCCAGCGATAAAGTTGTAGAAGTGAAGCCAGGGATGCGAAGTAGATTTGTAGAAAACGGTGATATGCCTGGTGAATTTCCATACAGAGCGAAAGCTTTATTTGCATTTGAAGAGGTCGACGGCACAGATGTATGTTTTTTCGGCATGCACGTGCAAGAATACGGCAGTGAATGTACACCACCTAATACTCGAAGAGTTTATATCGCATACTTGGACTCTGTACACTTTTTCCGGCCTAGACAATTCCGAACAGCGGTATATCATGAGATTCTTCTTGGATACTTAGATTACGCGAAACAACTTGG GTACACGATGGCTCATATCTGGGCCTGTCCCCCTTCCGAAGGAGATGATTATATATTTCACTGCCATCCTCAAGAACAAAAAATTCCAAAGCCTAGAAGGTTGCAAGAGTGGTATAAGAAAATGTTGGACAAAGGCATGGTGGAAAGAATCGTGCTTGATTATAAA GATATTTTGAAACAAGCAATGGAAGATAAACTCCAATCAGCAGCCGATTTACCATATTTCGAAGGTGACTTCTGGCCCAATGTTTTAGAAGAAAGTATTAAGGAGTTGGAtcaagaggaagaagaaaaacgTAAACAGGCAGAAGCTGCAGAAGCTGCTGCTGCTAGTGCA ATTTTGTCGTTGTCAGAAGATTCCGAAACAGGTTCGGATGGTAAAAAGAAGGGACAGAAGAAAGCCAAAAAGTCTAATAAATCCAAAGCAAATCAAAGAAAGAATAGTAAAAAGTCTAATACTCCGCAAACAGGAAACGACCTTTCTGCAAAAATCTTTGCAACTATGGAGAAACATAAAGAAGTATTCTTTGTTATTAGGTTGCATAGTGCTCAAAGTGCAGCCAGTTTAGCA CCTATTCAGGACCCTGACCCTGTTATTAATTGTGACCTTATGGATGGCCGCGATGCTTTCCTTACAATGGCCAGGGAAAGACACTACGAATTCTCTTCCTTAAGGCGTGCGAAATTTAGTTCAATGTCTATGCTATATGAATTGCACAACCAAGGTCAAGACAAATTTGTTTATACCTGCAATAACTGTAAGAGTCATGTAGAAACAAGATATCATTGTACGGTTTGTGAT GATTTTGACCTGTGTATAAGTTGTAAAGAAAAAGACGGTCATCCTCATCATATGGAGAAACTTGGTTTAGATTTGGATGATGGTTCATCGCCGGCCGATGCCAAGCAAGCTAATCCACAG GAGGCGCGCAAACTTTCGATACAAAGATGTATTCAGTCGTTGGTGCACGCATGCCAATGCAGAGATGCTAATTGTCGTCTAACGAGCTGTCAGAAGATGAAGAGAGTAGTAACGCATACGAAAGTTTGCAAACGAAAGACGAACGGTGGTTGTCCGATATGTAAACAATTGATAGCGTTGTGCTGTTACCATGCTAAACACTGCCAAGAGACTAAATGTCTTGTTCCATTCTGTTCGAATATCAAACATAAATTGAAGCAACAACAGCTTCAACAACGGTTACAACAAGCGCAATTGTTAAG GAGACGAATGGCTGTGATGAATACTAGACCGACAGGTCCTGTAGGAGCAATGCAATCTGGACAACAGAGTTCGAACGTTACTATGCCCGCCGGTGTTGCTATAAAACCGGGAATCAGCCCTACCAATCTGTCTTCGCCGCATCAGCCTGGAATTGGATTGAAGCCTGGAACGCAAACACCACCGGCTCATGTCCTCCAAGTGGTGAAGCAAGTACAAGAAGAGGCTGCGAGGCAACAGGCGCCGCATGGTTACGGCAAAGTAACACCGGGTGGTGGAGTCGGCGTTGGAGTCGGTGTAGGAGGACAAACGGGCGGCGTGATGCCTCCGCCACAGATGCAACGGCCGATGTCCGTCCCAATGGCAAATCCTGGTGGtactcatctcatttcgatggatCAGTGGACGGCAAG TAGGTATCCGAATGCAGTGATGCAGCAGAATCCTGGTTTGAGGCAGCAAACGCCGCAGCAGATaatgcagcagcaacagcatcaACCAGGAATGGGAATGGGAGGGCAGATGCCGAGACCGACGGGAGTCCTCGGCGGTCCGGTTAGTCAAGTTGGACCGCAAGCTCAAAGCAACATGCAAAAACATGTATTCCAGCAACTTATGCAAACTCTTAAAAATCCCCATACTCCAGAACAACAAAACCAAATACTTCAAATACTCAAAAGCAATCCACCGATCATGGCTGCCTTCATCAAACAACGG gcGCTTGCCCTTCAGCAACAAAGTGGTCAATACGGCGGAGGGGTTGGCGGGCCCTTGGGTCCTAATCAGCCGCAACAACAACCTGGTTTGCAGCATATGATGTctcaacagcagcaacagcagcaacaccagcagcagcagcagcagcaacaccagcagcagcagcagcagcaagggAGAATGCAGATACAGGCGATGTTAaatcaacagcagcagcagcaacaacaacagcaacagcagcagcaacctGTTCAGCAGCAATCTCCATGGTATAAACAGCAAATGCTGGCAATGCAAaggcagcagcaacaacaacagcaacagcagcagcagcaacagcaacaacaacaacaacaacaattcaCGCAACCACCGGCACCTCCTTACGGTCAACAGCGACCCATAAGGCCGTCCCTTCTCG CGAACAAGGATACGGTCAACCCGGTTTAA